In Cicer arietinum cultivar CDC Frontier isolate Library 1 chromosome 1, Cicar.CDCFrontier_v2.0, whole genome shotgun sequence, one DNA window encodes the following:
- the UGT79B24 gene encoding cyanidin 3-O-galactoside 2''-O-xylosyltransferase FGGT1 has product MEAPPLHLAMFPWFAMGHFTPFLHLSNKLAQRGHKISFFIPKKTLNKLQHLNLHPHLITFFTINVPHVDGLPYGAETTSDVPFSLFPLIATAMDQTDKEIELLLKELKPQIVFFDFQYWLPNLTKKLGIKSVQYMIINPMTTAYLGTGPRQSQGRELTEADLMKPPSGFPGSCIKFHSYELRYLASIGNVVFGSGVLLMYRLDTGTSLADAIGYKGCKEIDGPYVEYLRTIYGKPVLLSGPLLPEPTLSSLEEKWVSWLKGFKLGSVVYCAYGSESALEHNQFKELLLGLELTGFPFLVALKPPIGFESIEEALPQGFNERVKGRGIIYGGWVQQQLILEHSSVGCFITHCGAASITEGLVNMCQLVLLPHVGSDHIMNARMMSAKLKVGVEVEKGEEDGLFTKESVCKAVNTVMDEENEVGREVRANHAKLRNILLSNNLKSSCVDSFCQELYDLV; this is encoded by the exons ATGGAAGCTCCTCCTTTGCACTTAGCTATGTTTCCATGGTTTGCTATGGGACATTTCACACCATTTCTTCACCTCTCTAACAAATTAGCACAAAGAGGACACAAAATCTCATTCTTCATTCCCAAAAAAACACTCAACAAGTTACAGCATCTAAACCTTCATCCACATCTTATAACATTTTTCACTATCAATGTTCCTCATGTTGATGGTCTTCCTTATGGTGCTGAAACAACTTCAGATGTCCCCTTTTCTTTATTCCCTCTTATTGCTACAGCCATGGATCAAACTGACAAAGAAATTGAACTTCTTCTAAAGGAACTAAAACCACAAATAGTTTTCTTTGATTTTCAATATTGGCTCCCAAACTTGACTAAAAAACTTGGCATCAAAAGTGTTCAATACATGATAATAAATCCAATGACAACAGCTTACCTTGGAACTGGACCAAGACAAAGCCAAGGAAGAGAGTTAACTGAAGCTGATCTCATGAAACCACCGTCAGGCTTCCCTGGTTCATGCATCAAGTTTCATTCATACGAACTTCGATACCTAGCTTCAATAGGGAATGTTGTATTTGGAAGTGGTGTTTTGTTAATGTATCGTTTGGACACAGGTACAAGTTTGGCAGATGCAATTGGTTACAAAGGATGCAAAGAAATTGATGGACCATATGTTGAATATCTTAGAACTATTTATGGAAAGCCTGTTCTGCTTTCAg GTCCTCTTTTACCAGAGCCAACCTTATCTAGTTTAGAGGAAAAATGGGTATCATGGCTTAAGGGATTCAAACTTGGTTCTGTGGTTTATTGTGCATATGGAAGTGAAAGTGCATTAGAACATAATCAATTCAAAGAGTTGTTGCTTGGTCTTGAGTTAACAGGTTTTCCATTTCTTGTGGCTCTTAAGCCTCCAATTGGATTTGAGTCTATTGAAGAGGCTCTCCCACAAGGGTTCAATGAAAGAGTCAAAGGAAGAGGGATTATTTATGGAGGTTGGGTGCAGCAACAATTGATTTTAGAACATTCATCTGTTGGGTGTTTTATAACACATTGTGGAGCTGCTTCTATAACTGAGGGACTCGTTAATATGTGTCAATTGGTGTTGTTGCCTCATGTCGGTAGTGATCATATAATGAATGCAAGAATGATGAGTGCAAAGTTGAAAGTTGGTGTGGAAGTTGAGAAAGGTGAAGAAGATGGATTGTTTACAAAAGAAAGTGTGTGTAAGGCTGTGAATACTGTCATGGATGAAGAGAATGAGGTTGGAAGAGAAGTTAGAGCAAATCATGCCAAACTGAGAAACATCCTTCTTAGCAACAATTTAAAATCTTCATGTGTTGATAGTTTCTGTCAAGAACTTTATGATTTGGTCTAG
- the LOC101505816 gene encoding cyanidin 3-O-galactoside 2''-O-xylosyltransferase FGGT1-like — MDSPSSLHIAMFPWFAMGHLTPYLHLSNKLAKRGHKISFFIPKKTQTKLEQFNLYPNLITFFPLNVPHVDGLPLGAETTSDVSFSLGPLIMTAMDQTQNQIELLLTQLNPQIIFFDFTFWLPKISQSLGIKSFLYLIVNPATTSYTTSPLRMCEAEKLTEVDLMKPPKGYPISSFNLQFHEAKHLASKRKLEFGSGVLFYDRIFHGLSFADAIGFKGCREIEGSYVDYLQEQFGKPVLLSGPVLPEQPKTFLDEKWGSWLGGFKDGSLVYCALGSEWILKQDQFHELLLGLELTGFPFLAIVKPPIGFETIEDALPEGFKERVKEKGIVHSGWIQQQLILEHSSVGCFVTHCGAGSLTEGLMNSCQMVLLPHLDSDHIINAKIMGRHLKVGVEVKKGEEDGLFTKESVCEAVKIVMDDENEVGREVRINHAKVRSLLLSHGLESACVDTFCEKLQELVR; from the coding sequence ATGGATTCACCTTCTTCTTTACATATAGCAATGTTTCCATGGTTTGCAATGGGTCACCTGACACCATATCttcacctctcaaacaaattagCCAAAAGGGGACACAAAATATCATTCTTCATCCCCAAGAAAACACAAACAAAGTTAGAACAATTCAATCTCTACCCAAATCTCATCACTTTTTTCCCTCTCAATGTTCCTCATGTTGATGGTCTTCCTCTTGGTGCTGAAACAACTTCAGATGTTTCTTTCTCTTTAGGTCCACTTATCATGACAGCTATGGATCAAACACAAAACCAAATTGAACTTCTCCTCACTCAACTAAACCcacaaattattttctttgatttcaCTTTTTGGTTACCAAAAATAAGTCAAAGTTTAGGAATAAAATCTTTTCTATACTTGATTGTTAATCCAGCAACAACTTCCTATACCACGTCCCCACTAAGGATGTGTGAAGCTGAAAAATTGACTGAAGTTGACCTTATGAAACCCCCAAAAGGGTACCCTATTTCATCTTTTAATCTTCAATTTCATGAAGCAAAGCACCTTGCTTCTAAGAGAAAGTTGGAGTTTGGAAGTGGTGTTCTTTTCTATGACAGGATTTTTCATGGTTTGAGCTTTGCAGATGCAATTGGGTTCAAAGGGTGTAGAGAAATTGAAGGGTCTTATGTTGATTACTTACAAGAACAATTTGGTAAGCCTGTTCTTCTTTCAGGACCTGTTTTACCTGAACAACCCAAAACTTTTTTAGATGAAAAATGGGGTTCTTGGCTTGGTGGATTTAAGGATGGTTCATTAGTTTATTGTGCACTTGGAAGTGAATGGATATTGAAACAAGATCAGTTTCATGAATTGTTGTTAGGACTTGAGTTAACAGGTTTTCCATTTCTGGCTATTGTTAAACCTCCAATCGGGTTTGAGACCATTGAAGATGCTTTGCCAGAAGGGTTTAAGGAAAGGGTTAAGGAAAAAGGGATTGTTCATAGTGGATGGATACAGCAACAACTGATTTTGGAACACTCTTCTGTTGGTTGCTTTGTGACACATTGTGGCGCTGGTTCTTTGACAGAGGGGCTAATGAATAGTTGTCAGATGGTGTTGCTGCCACATTTAGATAGTGATCATATCATTAATGCAAAGATTATGGGAAGGCACTTGAAGGTTGGAGTTGAAGTGAAGAAGGGTGAGGAAGATGGTTTGTTCACAAAGGAAAGTGTCTGTGAAGCTGTGAAAATTGTGATGGATGATGAGAATGAGGTTGGTAGAGAAGTTAGGATTAATCATGCCAAAGTTAGGAGCCTCTTATTAAGCCATGGTTTGGAGTCAGCTTGTGTTGATACTTTCTGTGAGAAGCTTCAAGAATTAGTCAGGTGA